In Cicer arietinum cultivar CDC Frontier isolate Library 1 chromosome 7, Cicar.CDCFrontier_v2.0, whole genome shotgun sequence, a single window of DNA contains:
- the LOC101512455 gene encoding protein phosphatase 2C 29 isoform X2 gives MGTGVSRLCSCLEPVNRTKRTEHQDVIFTATDPLDETLGHSFCYVRSSARFLSPSHSDRFLSPSTSLRFSPTHDSVPKTRPDFPETAFKAISGASVSANSSVPKTVIQLEEDASASANHAADSACGGVTKGNIVNGFESTSSFSALPLQPVPRGGELFEGSGFFLSGPIESGAHSGPIHADGGVSAGISSGGDVPFSAPLGGMYGRKKGVSGFRKAFQRKVSEKKRPWVVPVLNFVGRKEVPANEGKAKPVETKSESNVQWALGKAGEDRVHVVVSEEQGWLFVGIYDGFNGPDAPEFLMGHMYRAVHNELQGLFWEVEEQGDSNNPVVVKNKTEGENSSSGLVNMVHGAETGTVTGTESKRRRLWEFLAEDPEDGLDLSGSDRFAFSVDDALSVSNANAGSAGSRRWLLSKLKNGLSKHKEGNGRKSLPWNLGNEEEKEEKLETENKPSASGTGGANGGRRRKLGPVDHDLVLNAMSRALQVTELAYLDMTDKLLDTNPELALMGSCLLVVLMRDEDVYVMNVGDSRAIVAHYEPKENQDTLNVESASKGGVVVVGGSSTESIVEESLALDQTQTESAMKVGNQGPAQETRLAALQLSTDHSTSIEEEIIRIKNEHPDDPHCIVNDRVKGRLKVTRAFGAGFLKQVINSEGTFITAE, from the exons ATGGGAACTGGAGTTTCCAGGTTGTGTTCTTGCTTAGAACCGGTTAACCGTACCAAACGAACCGAACACCAAGACGTTATATTCACAGCCACTGATCCATTAGATGAAACCCTAGGTCACTCTTTCTGTTACGTTAGATCTTCAGCTCGCTTTCTCTCTCCTTCTCACTCCGATCGTTTTCTCTCACCTTCTACTTCTCTTCGTTTTTCGCCCACTCACGACTCGGTTCCTAAAACCCGACCCGATTTTCCAGAAACCGCTTTCAAAGCCATTTCTGGTGCTTCCGTTAGTGCTAATAGCTCGGTTCCCAAAACGGTTATTCAGCTAGAAGAAGATGCTTCTGCTTCCGCTAATCACGCTGCGGATTCCGCTTGTGGTGGTGTAACTAAGGGTAATATAGTCAATGGCTTTGAAAGTACGTCGTCGTTTAGTGCTCTTCCGCTTCAGCCTGTTCCGAGAGGCGGTGAGCTTTTTGAGGGGAGTGGTTTTTTCCTCTCCGGTCCGATTGAGAGCGGCGCGCACTCTGGACCGATACATGCTGATGGCGGTGTCTCAGCTGGAATCTCAAGCGGCGGAGATGTACCTTTCTCCGCGCCGTTAGGGGGGATGTACGGGAGGAAAAAAGGTGTGTCAGGGTTTAGGAAGGCGTTTCAACGGAAAGTGTCGGAGAAGAAACGGCCGTGGGTGGTGCCGGTGTTAAACTTCGTCGGGAGGAAGGAGGTTCCGGCGAATGAGGGGAAGGCGAAGCCGGTAGAGACGAAGAGTGAGAGCAATGTGCAGTGGGCGTTAGGGAAGGCTGGGGAGGATCGGGTTCATGTGGTGGTGTCGGAGGAGCAGGGGTGGTTGTTTGTTGGGATTTACGATGGTTTCAACGGTCCTGATGCGCCGGAGTTTCTGATGGGTCATATGTACCGTGCTGTTCACAACGAGCTTCAGGGTTTGTTTTGGGAAGTTGAAGAACAAGGAGACAGTAATAATCCTGTTGTGGTGAAAAACAAAACGGAGGGAGAAAATTCGAGTTCGGGTTTGGTGAATATGGTTCATGGAGCTGAAACTGGAACTGTAACCGGGACGGAGAGTAAACGGCGTAGGCTATGGGAGTTTCTGGCTGAAGACCCTGAAGATGGACTTGACCTTTCTGGGTCTGATAGGTTTGCATTTTCTGTTGATGATGCACTTAGTGTTAGCAATGCCAATGCGGGTTCTGCCGGTAGTAGACGGTGGCTGTTGTCCAAACTGAAGAACGGTTTGTCAAAGCATAAGGAAGGTAATGGTAGGAAGTCGTTGCCGTGGAATTTGGGGAATGaggaagagaaagaagaaaaattggAGACGGAAAATAAGCCTTCTGCTTCTGGCACTGGCGGTGCAAATGGTGGGAGGAGGCGGAAATTGGGTCCGGTCGatcatgatttggttttgaatgCAATGTCTCGGGCGCTTCAAGTGACTGAGCTTGCGTATTTGGATATGACAGATAAGCTTCTGGATACAAATCCTGAACTTGCTTTGATGGGTTCTTGTCTGTTGGTTGTTTTGATGAGGGATGAGGATGTGTATGTGATGAATGTTGGGGATAGTCGAGCAATCGTTGCACATTATGAGCCCAAGGAGAATCAAGATACTCTGAATGTGGAATCTGCGAGCAAGGGAggagttgttgttgttggtggtTCCAGCACTGAGAGCATAGTTGAGGAGTCCTTAGCATTAGATCAAACTCAAACTGAAAGTGCAATGAAGGTGGGGAATCAGGGTCCTGCTCAAGAGACGAGGTTGGCGGCATTACAGTTGTCTACTGACCACAGCACCAGCATTGAAGAA GAAATCATTAGAATTAAAAATGAGCATCCCGATGATCCCCATTGTATAGTTAATGATAGAGTTAAAGGCCGTCTTAAGGTCACCAGAGCATTTGGGGCCGGATTTTTGAAACag GTTATCAATAGTGAAGGAA